In the genome of Nakaseomyces glabratus chromosome K, complete sequence, the window TGAACAACaggaaaatatttgttCAGAATCCTTAATACAAGAAGGCGAACAATCTGAAAAATTAGGAGAAAATTTGGATGCTGATCAGAGCCATGTAGAGGATCAGTCCTTTAGTTTCACAAATTCAGTATTGGAGTATTCGATTCCGGAAGAAAATACTTTACCTAAACAAGATATATTGGATGAAACTGAGAAAAGAGACACTGCTGtaaatcaaaagaaaaagctaGAAATTTTCCATGACCCACCTGTAGAGGAGTTATCTTCAAGCAAAAATGAAAAGCCGCCAGAGAATTCTATTACGAACGATCCTGCCTTTATTACAGTAACTGGAAACAATAAGGTGAAACATTCCatgaaatcaagaaaacctaagaaaaataaaggatCTGTAGATGAGAGTATGCCTTGCACCCAGTCAACTGAATCTGTAGACTTTGACAGACctagaagaacaagaggTAAAACTGTGGACTATAGGCTGCCTTCTCTAAGGGCAAAAATGAGGAGACCAACTGAAAAACTAGTTGATGCTACTACAACTGTAAATATCCAAGATTTACAAgtaaaatacaaaaagtCCAAGAAGGTACTTGAGAAAGAACTCAAGACAGATATGAAAGCAATGAAATCtcctaaaaaaaatgaaaaaacaTTTGAGTCTGGGactattttcaaaaagattTCCAGAGACAATGAAAGTAGGCCCAGTAGTACCCATAGCACCAGTAGTGTCGATGCGGAATGCTCACACAACAACAGTCATAGCGAAAATATAAACTCTTCAATTAATGATACAACTCATTCTTCATTCAACAACAGCACTAAATCTGTACTTTCAGATATTACAAACATATCTAAAAATAAGCAACAAcagaaaacaaagaagCTGTTAAAGACAGCaattatcaatgatatatatgaCGATAAAACTAAGAATGCGCAGAAAACTGTGAGTTTCAGAGTCAATGAGGATGATCTGTCAGTTTTTGACTTAATACAGCATAATGATACCAATAAGTCAAGTCCCAAAACTTATAGGTCAAGATCCAGAAAGAATAAAGCTTAATTAATTTCTTGCCGTAGCATGACTATTTATCGTCATACTGTATTACCTTAGATAGAACTAATTCcatattctttttcttttcttttttccttGAATCAGATATAATGATGCCATTATTTCAATAAGATAACtctatatatttaaaaACTGCTGAAAGTAAGAAACAAATGTAACGCTGATTAAACACTCATATTCATTTGAATTCTTGGATGTGGATCGTATTCCTCTAACACAAAATCCTCAAATTTAAAGTCATCAATGTCAGATACCTTCCTATTTATCCTCAGTTTTGGGAAGTCTCTTGGAGTTCTTGATATTTGTTCCTTCAATGCATCAACGTGGTCCTTATATACATGGGCATCACCTAATGTGTGAATAAATTCACCTGGTTCCATATCACAAACATGTGCAATCATTTTTGTTAATAGTGCATAAGATGCAATATTGAAAGGAACACCAAGGCCCATATCACAAGATCTCTGGTATAACAGGCAAGAAAGTTGTGGCTTGCCATCCTTTGGAAAGTTAACGTAAAATTGGGAAAAAACATGACATGGAGGCAATGCCATTTTAGGAAAATCAGGTGGGTTCCACGCACTCATGATTATTCTTCTGTCGTATGGATTTGTCTTCAACTTGTGGATAACTTCTTTCAGTTGATCAACACCTTGACCTGTGTAGTCATCTTCACAGGTCTTGTATTCAGCACCAAAATGTCTCCATTGGAAACCATAGACTGGACCTAGATCACCTTCTCTTCTGTCAACAAAACCCATCTTGTCCAAGTATTCACGGGACCCATTTCCTTCCCATATTTTAACACCTTGATCGGATAGTTTCTTAGCGTCAGTACAGCCTGCAATAAACCACAACAGTTCTAAGATGATACCTTTCGTAAAAACTTTCTTGGTAGTTAATAGAGGAAAAGTGTCATCTTTCAAACTAAACCTAAGCTGTGGAGGTGCGAAAAGACTATACGTACCTGTACCTGTTCTGTCTGGTCTAAATTCACCCTCTTTTATAATTCTCTCACACAAATCTAAGTATTGTTTCTCTTCTAAGTTTGTAACTGTCATCCCTGATTGGTGTTTTCGATATCTGCCTTAACTGGGGTCTATTATTTCACTTAATCTGCAAAACAAAGCTGTCAGATTCTTTTGGTTCTGTCCTTCCAGTGCCTTCATGAAGGTTAACTTATATACAAACAGTATACTGGATGCTGTCTGCTAATACCATATACAACAATCGATAGAAATGAATCTGTATTATTCACTGTGGCATATGTAATTTGACTTCTCTACTGAATAGGCAACCTAATTTGAGGACCTTTATTTCATTCTACGCCACTTTCTAAAGTCATTACGCGTTATTtacacttttttttcttagaGGCATCTTCGTCCATATAACGCGTACCAATTCCTAGTTgtgaagagaagaagatatctAACTTTGTCACGTGATTCAATTTAGTTTTCCCACAGCAAAGTCACTTGATGTTTAGCAACGTTTTGGTCCCTGCAAACTTGTTAACATTATCTGTATATTTTAGTTGTCATATACATCCTTTCACTTATTCTTCGTTGCTGATTTATATCAGGCACCGATAAATGATGGATAACACGCTTCTCCCGACTTCATTACTTACACGAACATCCCGGTGCAATTTTTGACTATGAAACGGGAGAGTGACATTGTGTTGCAAATTGAAGCTTTCAATTTGACATGAGCTAGTCTCATATTATAAATCAGGCCACAATGCTTATATCTTCCCAGCCAGGAGCAAGTGGCAATCTCAAATTTACCAATCTGGGTTCTGAGAAAGCAACATCGCGGAAATTAAACGATAACTGTTTTCAACTTTGTAATACTTTAGCACAACCTAGATATCTTATTTGAATAAGCTGAAGAAGTTTATTAGAACTTGTTTGGACAACcgtaaataaataaatctTAGCGCTTAAGTTATTTTGAGCAATTTGGATAGTACATACACATATCGTAAAAGACGTTAATGTACCTGACTTCACGTAGTATATGATATTAGTTTTGGCAGAATAATAAATCCGGAGTAAAGTCTATAGAAGGGTAATAATTTGCATTCGGCTTATAATTGTGGAAGAGTATTCGTTCTGTGGGCGGCTAAAATTGTGTATACTGACATTAGTTTGATTTAGACAAAACAGCGAATTTTAGAAGTGAAGAAGGGGATTGAGCTTGAGTATAGTGGAAACTGAACTTTCAAGGAAGAGACTGTAAAACTTAAATTTAAAAACGCCAGCAACTGATTTTGGACAACAATTACAAGAATGTCTAACTTAACACCATTGTTTAGGCAATATGTTAGTATAATTGCTGATGAGTCTACTGGGCTTCAAGAAGCTCAGAGTGAGACTAAGTCCAGTTTGAATGAAATAGTTACAAGGGACTCATTTCTGAAGGAATGTCGAAGCCTTgcaaaatttcttttcgaGTTGAATACAGTTTTAAAAAGTGTGTGTGAGGAATATATGAACGATTTCAGCATGACTGAAGCAGAGAAGGATAACTTTGATGCCGAGGCCAGACTGCAATTGCAGGAATAtgtgaagaaattgaagcaTCTGGAGCAATACGAAAAAGGTAGACGGAAACTCATAGATGAACAGATCAGGAAGATTAGTGGctcattgaatttttttaaatacAATAACAGAAATATTGATAAGAGAGACTTTATTAGTTATCAAAACTTCAATAACGACTTTAGGAGTGGTGTGCTACGATCCCTCAATTTGTGGTTGAAATACGTCTCCTCTGAATTTAGCAACATGCAACAGGAAAGACTAGCATCACAACGTAAATTTCAACAATCTTTATCGTTTTCTCAACCATCTCAAGAAGTAGATCTGAACAATCATTCTGAGGTCGACTTAACAGAATCCATCTCATTGACAGTATCACAAAGCCAACCAGTAGAGCATATCCAAGATGAAATTAAACAATATGAAGAAACCATTTCTCAACTTACCCAGGAACAATTACAAGTACTAGAGACAGAGCATGAAGAGCTTATTAACCAGAAAAAcgaacaattgaaaaaggttggtttaattaataaaacaattatGGAAATAGTTGGTGTCCAAAGTGAATTAGCTGCTCACCTTCAAGTTCAATCCCAGAACATTAATTCAATGTTAGATAATCAAGATATCATTGAaactaatattacaaaaGGTAATAAAGAGTTAAAGAAAGCACAGCGTGCTGCCGGAAAGACAGCAAAATTGACGACCTATATAGCAGTCATTATTGGCATATTGATTTTGTTACTTGATTATATAAGTTAGCTTAAAGCAGCATAAATGGCGACTTGACTAATCTAACTATACAATAATGCTTCGTAAAATGCATCTTACGTAATTGtcacaaaataataatatctaTCTATTAAACTGTCATTCACGTAATCAAAAACTGCGATCATTCAGCAGCAATTCCCCAAATCCAATAGCCctattttcaaagaataGCACAAAAGATTTGGCAGATTCATAACCAGGCTCAAATGCAAGCATGTTCTCACTACTTTTTAGACATGCTCGACAGAATATGTATTGAAAGTTATTCAATTTCtcattattttctgtttgTTCTACATTTGAAATACAGATGTTGAGGAACCTTCCAACACAGAAAATTAATATGTTATTAAAATCCAGTTGCTTAGAACAATTTTTCAGAGACCACATCTTCATGTTAAACTCTGAAGTCTCAATTAACTTAGGTGAATTACAGGAAGTTAGaatattgttgatattgCTACTTGTTATTGCCTCTGATGGTTCAAAAAGCAAATCAACTGATTGCCCAACAACTGCTACATTAACtgattttttctttctgagTGACTCTTTAATGCTCTTAACTACTACCTCTAACCCAGTTCTATTTATCTTGAGTTTTTGAcctttcaatatcaaacCTCTTTCAATATAAAAAGGTACAGACAATTGCTGTTCATGCTTATTTCCTGTTTGTATAGCTATTAATTTTTCGCTGTCTAATAGCGTTTGTTCTTGGCTATTCACTAGGCTTGATTCCAaaacttcttttttgaattgCAATTTATACGATAACAGAACATTCAACAATGATGAGAAACTGCCTTTTGTGAACATTCTTTTCCGATTATCGCCATCGTTAGTTAACGCTTCTCCTGTAATTGCACTAGTCCCAATAAAATCACATTTCAGAATGTCGATACCCACTTGCTGATATATTAGTTCTAATTCATGTTTCATAACTGTATATCTGTCCATATCCCAATCAATTAGATccattttattaattatagTCAGAATTCTCCTAACACCGACTCCATTGCAGTAAATCAACTTTTCAATTAACCGCTTTTTCATGTCAAAATTTGCTTCATAGTCACCCAATTCTGCACTGACGACAATTATTACAGAATTTCCCACAtatctttttgtttcaatagTAGAGCAAAGATCAAAACTGCCTGGTACctcatttattattatatccgtgtcattatattttatatgcAGAGGTTTGATATTGTTGGAATGTCCAAACTGCCTTTCCTCTGTCGTTTCATCAACAACCCAACAAAAAGGTGAAGTTGTCAGCAATCTGGTATCCAACTTATCAATCCTTCGAAAGTGCATACGTTCCATGTCTGTCTTGATAACTCTAATGTCCTCTCGTGTTGTTAGTCCTAGGTGAAATGATAATTGTCCTAAAATGGTAGATTTACCACTACCTGGTAGTCCGAACATCGGTACTTGAAATGAAGTAGCATTACGATCATTAATAAAATCTTCTACCGTAAGTTGCTGTTTCTGCACCTTAGTCTGATCAGTCATATTATCAGTGAATCGTTTACTTactctttctttgatttttatgGGTTTTATGGATAATTGTGCAACATTTTCAGTCACCGCTTGGAATACTTGCTCTTGAGCGGCTAGAACAATATCATCCGGACTGGGTTTATGGAAGCCTTCAATACTCTTTTTTCTGGCAGACTTATTTCTGGCTGGATAAAATACAGTTAATAACATATCTCTCTTCTGTTTGTAAAGTTTGTGAACTTTGTTTCGTGAATTAACGAGAAATTTAGAATGGCCACTCAGTCTTCGTATCGTCTTGCTCGAGtctatatttatattcaaCCGCCCCTGAAGAGCTTTGAACTCTGCCATCTCAACTAAATATTGCTGTTTCAGTTGATCCCGCGATTGCTTATTTGATTGCCCGTTTGGTAAACTATCTATTTCAGGTGTCACATCAACAGATTCTTTTTGTTTAGCTTCCTCTACTTTCTTTCTGCTCCTAAGTTCTCTCAATTTTGATCCTAATGTAGAGCTGCTAGATGTTTTTATGGGTGTGCTTCTAACCTTACCACTGGTTTGATTCAACGCCGCTTGTGATCCATGATTCGCTATTTCAGTATTTGCCTCTGAGTTATGTGGACTTTCGGAAgctgttttctttctgttcCGTAATTTTTCCAATAGACTTGCACTTTTGCTGGTTCCTTCATAATTCTTTGAAGATTCACTAGACTCACTACCAGCTTTCTTTAACCTTCGCTGTCGGGCCAATTCTTCCAATCTTGACATATCCTGGTTTCATAAAACTTCAAGACTAGCACTCAAAAATCTTTGTCCCGCTTCAACTTTCAAGTGGCCAATTTAAGGTTACTAGAGGTGCTATGACTTAATTATAATTAACTATCTTTATTCCTCTATCTTAACATCTTCTATTTGTTAACAATTTCGACGTTTGCTTCTATAGTTCAACCTTTTCAAACTTGGAAAAAGCTCAAGCTGGGCGACTGctaatgataaaatatgATGATCGTTCATGAATAGTACAATAAGAGTAACGGACAGTGTAAACCATAGGCTTATAATATACTGATAGGATTATTTATACTGATGTCTGAAGATTTCAATAGTGCGAAGTTCCTAAACAAACAACTGAAAGCTCGGGGACTGCAGAAACTACGATTCTATTGTCAAGTATGCAACA includes:
- the SGO1 gene encoding Sgo1p (CAGL0K05445g~Ortholog(s) have role in centromere complex assembly, establishment of protein localization to chromosome, kinetochore organization and maintenance of meiotic sister chromatid cohesion, more), with amino-acid sequence MSNLYSAGTPHIQELQNILDSQQEEWAAIKENYTTQNSLIAKENCTLKMKLSELENKVSQLIRENVQLRSQVSLNKLEFQNKLASQINVLENGVIQRLEEVLYMFDSIRKKESLPSRPTSTNETVDRIKKRRQSNEEARNRRRSRSVSTGSAHSTSSMKRRSSTFGEDLIDASIKRALDNAQSNSLQTSDTLRLSELPGLNEIDTNNVNNDNLLSPIPHKKRKSNRRKSIYVPELPKPNNEPLMENTIEQQENICSESLIQEGEQSEKLGENLDADQSHVEDQSFSFTNSVLEYSIPEENTLPKQDILDETEKRDTAVNQKKKLEIFHDPPVEELSSSKNEKPPENSITNDPAFITVTGNNKVKHSMKSRKPKKNKGSVDESMPCTQSTESVDFDRPRRTRGKTVDYRLPSLRAKMRRPTEKLVDATTTVNIQDLQVKYKKSKKVLEKELKTDMKAMKSPKKNEKTFESGTIFKKISRDNESRPSSTHSTSSVDAECSHNNSHSENINSSINDTTHSSFNNSTKSVLSDITNISKNKQQQKTKKLLKTAIINDIYDDKTKNAQKTVSFRVNEDDLSVFDLIQHNDTNKSSPKTYRSRSRKNKA
- the CDC21 gene encoding thymidylate synthase (CAGL0K05467g~Putative thymidylate synthase), translated to MTVTNLEEKQYLDLCERIIKEGEFRPDRTGTGCTDAKKLSDQGVKIWEGNGSREYLDKMGFVDRREGDLGPVYGFQWRHFGAEYKTCEDDYTGQGVDQLKEVIHKLKTNPYDRRIIMSAWNPPDFPKMALPPCHVFSQFYVNFPKDGKPQLSCLLYQRSCDMGLGVPFNIASYALLTKMIAHVCDMEPGEFIHTLGDAHVYKDHVDALKEQISRTPRDFPKLRINRKVSDIDDFKFEDFVLEEYDPHPRIQMNMSV
- the UFE1 gene encoding Ufe1p (CAGL0K05489g~Ortholog(s) have SNAP receptor activity, role in endoplasmic reticulum membrane fusion, retrograde vesicle-mediated transport, Golgi to ER and SNARE complex, endoplasmic reticulum localization), with translation MSNLTPLFRQYVSIIADESTGLQEAQSETKSSLNEIVTRDSFLKECRSLAKFLFELNTVLKSVCEEYMNDFSMTEAEKDNFDAEARLQLQEYVKKLKHLEQYEKGRRKLIDEQIRKISGSLNFFKYNNRNIDKRDFISYQNFNNDFRSGVLRSLNLWLKYVSSEFSNMQQERLASQRKFQQSLSFSQPSQEVDLNNHSEVDLTESISLTVSQSQPVEHIQDEIKQYEETISQLTQEQLQVLETEHEELINQKNEQLKKVGLINKTIMEIVGVQSELAAHLQVQSQNINSMLDNQDIIETNITKGNKELKKAQRAAGKTAKLTTYIAVIIGILILLLDYIS
- the SKI7 gene encoding Ski7p (CAGL0K05511g~Ortholog(s) have GTP binding, protein binding, bridging activity); the encoded protein is MSRLEELARQRRLKKAGSESSESSKNYEGTSKSASLLEKLRNRKKTASESPHNSEANTEIANHGSQAALNQTSGKVRSTPIKTSSSSTLGSKLRELRSRKKVEEAKQKESVDVTPEIDSLPNGQSNKQSRDQLKQQYLVEMAEFKALQGRLNINIDSSKTIRRLSGHSKFLVNSRNKVHKLYKQKRDMLLTVFYPARNKSARKKSIEGFHKPSPDDIVLAAQEQVFQAVTENVAQLSIKPIKIKERVSKRFTDNMTDQTKVQKQQLTVEDFINDRNATSFQVPMFGLPGSGKSTILGQLSFHLGLTTREDIRVIKTDMERMHFRRIDKLDTRLLTTSPFCWVVDETTEERQFGHSNNIKPLHIKYNDTDIIINEVPGSFDLCSTIETKRYVGNSVIIVVSAELGDYEANFDMKKRLIEKLIYCNGVGVRRILTIINKMDLIDWDMDRYTVMKHELELIYQQVGIDILKCDFIGTSAITGEALTNDGDNRKRMFTKGSFSSLLNVLLSYKLQFKKEVLESSLVNSQEQTLLDSEKLIAIQTGNKHEQQLSVPFYIERGLILKGQKLKINRTGLEVVVKSIKESLRKKKSVNVAVVGQSVDLLFEPSEAITSSNINNILTSCNSPKLIETSEFNMKMWSLKNCSKQLDFNNILIFCVGRFLNICISNVEQTENNEKLNNFQYIFCRACLKSSENMLAFEPGYESAKSFVLFFENRAIGFGELLLNDRSF